Proteins from one Actinobacillus delphinicola genomic window:
- the tuf gene encoding elongation factor Tu, with protein MSKEKFERTKPHVNVGTIGHVDHGKTTLTAAITNVLAKHYGGAARAFDQIDNAPEEKARGITINTSHVEYDTPTRHYAHVDCPGHADYVKNMITGAAQMDGAILVVAATDGPMPQTREHILLGRQVGVPYIIVFLNKCDMVDDEELLELVEMEVRELLSQYDFPGDDIPIIRGSALKALEGDAEWEGKILELAEALDSYIPEPERAIDQPFLLPIEDVFSISGRGTVVTGRVERGIIRTGDEVEIVGIKPTAKTTVTGVEMFRKLLDEGRAGENIGALLRGTKREEIERGQVLAKPGSITPHTDFEAEVYVLSKDEGGRHTPFFKGYRPQFYFRTTDVTGTIELPEGVEMVMPGDNIKMTVSLIHPIAMDQGLRFAIREGGRTVGAGVVANIIK; from the coding sequence ATGTCTAAAGAAAAATTTGAACGTACAAAACCGCACGTTAACGTGGGTACAATCGGCCACGTTGACCATGGTAAAACAACTTTAACTGCAGCTATCACTAACGTATTAGCTAAACACTACGGCGGTGCTGCTCGCGCATTCGATCAAATCGATAACGCACCAGAAGAAAAAGCACGTGGTATCACCATCAACACTTCACACGTTGAATACGATACTCCAACTCGCCACTACGCACACGTTGACTGCCCGGGACACGCTGACTATGTTAAAAACATGATCACTGGTGCTGCGCAAATGGACGGTGCTATCTTAGTAGTAGCAGCGACTGATGGTCCAATGCCACAAACTCGTGAACACATCCTTTTAGGTCGCCAAGTAGGTGTACCTTACATCATCGTATTCTTAAACAAATGCGATATGGTGGATGACGAAGAATTATTAGAATTAGTAGAAATGGAAGTTCGTGAACTTCTATCTCAATACGACTTCCCAGGTGATGATATTCCTATCATCCGTGGTTCTGCATTAAAAGCATTAGAAGGCGACGCAGAATGGGAAGGTAAAATCCTTGAATTAGCTGAAGCACTAGACAGCTACATCCCAGAACCAGAACGTGCAATCGACCAACCATTCCTTCTTCCAATCGAAGATGTGTTCTCAATCTCTGGTCGTGGTACAGTAGTAACTGGTCGTGTAGAACGTGGTATCATCCGTACTGGTGACGAAGTTGAAATCGTAGGTATCAAACCAACTGCGAAAACAACTGTAACTGGTGTTGAAATGTTCCGTAAATTACTTGACGAAGGTCGTGCAGGTGAAAACATCGGTGCATTATTACGTGGTACAAAACGTGAAGAAATCGAACGTGGTCAAGTATTAGCGAAACCAGGTTCAATCACTCCACACACAGACTTCGAAGCTGAAGTATACGTACTTTCAAAAGATGAAGGTGGTCGTCATACTCCATTCTTCAAAGGTTACCGTCCACAGTTCTACTTCCGTACAACTGACGTAACTGGTACAATCGAATTACCAGAAGGCGTAGAAATGGTAATGCCAGGCGACAACATCAAAATGACTGTTAGCCTAATTCACCCAATCGCAATGGACCAAGGTTTACGTTTCGCTATCCGTGAAGGTGGCCGTACCGTTGGTGCTGGTGTTGTTGCAAACATCATCAAATAA
- a CDS encoding ATP-binding protein, which translates to MMKKQNILNLIKFHVERNENSFRNEATTIAKYFDRIGDDQLAEYIMGLMSESNLYMPQCSDFESDYLKQVDISNLDSVNLPLEILEDIKGVINAVNHNIGINKFLFEGLPGTGKTEAAKNVARLLNRSLFIVDFENLIDSKLGQTNKNIINVFKEINMIPNADKVVILFDEIDVIALDRINLNDVREMGRATSTILRELDRLTDLNKEIVIIATTNLYSSFDKALARRFDAVINFNRYSKDDLIEVADHFFSFFIKKFNGIPKDTRLFKKILKQAKHIPYPGDLKNVIKTSLAFSNASYEYDYIRRLYNSFIGNLDQKDINQLYNEGFTVREIEKLKDESKSSVSRKLSKEEV; encoded by the coding sequence ATGATGAAAAAACAAAATATTTTAAATTTAATAAAATTTCACGTTGAACGGAACGAAAATTCTTTTAGAAATGAAGCTACGACTATTGCAAAATATTTTGATCGTATAGGGGATGATCAATTAGCTGAATACATTATGGGGTTAATGTCTGAATCTAATTTATATATGCCACAATGCAGTGATTTTGAAAGTGATTATTTAAAGCAAGTAGATATAAGTAACCTAGATTCTGTCAATTTACCCTTAGAAATACTAGAAGATATAAAAGGCGTGATCAATGCGGTAAATCATAACATAGGAATCAATAAATTTTTATTTGAGGGGCTACCAGGTACGGGGAAGACAGAGGCGGCTAAGAATGTTGCTAGATTATTAAATCGATCGCTTTTTATCGTAGATTTTGAAAATTTGATTGATAGTAAGTTAGGGCAAACTAATAAAAATATTATTAATGTATTTAAGGAAATCAATATGATTCCAAATGCTGATAAAGTGGTCATTTTATTTGATGAAATTGATGTGATAGCCCTAGATAGAATCAACTTAAATGATGTACGTGAGATGGGGCGGGCAACGTCTACGATTCTAAGAGAGCTAGATCGATTAACGGATCTCAATAAGGAAATAGTCATCATTGCGACTACTAATCTATATTCAAGTTTTGATAAGGCGTTAGCAAGACGATTTGATGCAGTGATTAATTTTAATCGGTATAGTAAGGATGATTTAATTGAGGTGGCGGATCATTTCTTTTCATTCTTTATCAAAAAATTTAATGGGATTCCTAAAGATACAAGATTGTTTAAGAAAATATTAAAACAAGCTAAGCATATTCCTTATCCTGGCGATTTAAAGAATGTAATAAAAACATCACTTGCGTTTAGTAATGCAAGTTATGAATATGATTATATACGGAGATTATATAATAGCTTTATTGGTAATTTAGATCAAAAGGATATTAACCAACTTTACAACGAGGGATTTACGGTAAGGGAAATTGAAAAATTAAAAGATGAATCCAAAAGCTCTGTATCAAGAAAGCTAAGTAAAGAAGAGGTATAA
- a CDS encoding S8 family peptidase yields the protein MNNVLELKGQRFIQANKENGGGGVSMNSKKEVTTAHLLRLGEQLAQVKAFWHEEKKLFNGVLLSVHYNKIVAKSNRISGLLKGQDSNKAIVGAKFNEDKTKHIITYFIERDDLIKSIDGIRYTADILDSSFSGSMNQSKMNNKKIVHSTIFADYSISMSTFKNIIADVSYIDAFSVENPDIAPNPAIITIYDVKKETRLLFKELGIELLSTRILDDQTVYLDEKQISILSAKAPYLVAMATVDLLNLSPDDFIHQHTNGTVTIPPPSIEPTIGVIDTLFDKNVYFSEWVEYHDMVDKDIPRSPSDYNHGTAVSSIIVDGSRLNPWLDDGCGRFKVRHFGVAAGNQFSAFSIVKQIKRIVSENQDIKVWNISLGSNQEINDNFISAEAAVLDQIQFEYEVIFVVAGTNKSTDDTVKMGSPADSINSMVVNSVTKNQVAPTYARKGPVLSFFAKPDVSYYGGSREQYITVCEPTGCADVAGTSFAAPWIARKLAYLIEILGLRREVAKAMIIDAARGWDERPTPETIALYGHGIVPIHINDIIQTRNDEIKFIVSDVSEKWNTYNYNFPVPLSRDQYPYIAKATMCYFPLCTRSQGVDYTNTELNLHFGRIKEGKIIDIKGDKQNASETLDGEKNYLWEGEARKQFRKWDNVKYIAESNNKKSRPKMSYTNKNWGMEIKTNNRLDPKDGIGIRFGVVVTLKEINGVNRIDEFIRNCTLHGWLVTPIEVKNRVDIHQKSNEFIEFE from the coding sequence ATGAATAATGTATTAGAATTAAAAGGGCAGCGTTTTATTCAGGCAAATAAAGAAAATGGTGGTGGCGGTGTATCAATGAATAGTAAAAAAGAAGTTACCACAGCGCACTTATTAAGGCTAGGTGAGCAATTGGCACAAGTCAAAGCCTTTTGGCATGAAGAAAAAAAGCTATTTAATGGCGTTTTATTGAGTGTTCACTATAATAAAATTGTAGCTAAAAGTAACCGTATTTCGGGATTGCTTAAAGGACAGGATTCAAATAAAGCTATTGTAGGGGCAAAATTTAATGAAGATAAAACGAAACATATTATTACCTATTTTATTGAGCGTGATGATTTAATAAAAAGTATAGACGGGATTCGTTATACCGCAGATATACTAGATAGTAGTTTTTCAGGAAGTATGAATCAAAGTAAAATGAATAATAAGAAAATAGTTCATTCTACGATTTTTGCCGACTATTCTATTAGTATGTCAACGTTTAAGAACATTATTGCAGATGTGTCATATATTGACGCTTTTAGTGTAGAAAACCCTGATATCGCACCTAATCCAGCGATTATTACCATTTATGATGTAAAAAAAGAAACAAGACTACTATTTAAAGAATTGGGCATTGAACTCTTAAGTACGAGAATTTTAGATGATCAAACGGTGTATTTAGATGAAAAACAAATTAGTATATTATCTGCTAAAGCCCCATATCTTGTTGCGATGGCAACCGTTGATTTACTGAATTTGTCCCCTGATGATTTTATTCATCAGCATACAAACGGCACGGTAACTATACCACCTCCGAGTATTGAACCGACAATAGGAGTTATTGATACACTATTTGATAAAAATGTTTATTTTAGTGAGTGGGTTGAATATCACGATATGGTCGATAAAGATATCCCACGCTCACCGAGCGACTATAATCACGGTACAGCGGTATCTTCAATTATTGTTGATGGATCAAGACTGAACCCGTGGTTAGATGATGGTTGTGGACGCTTTAAAGTAAGACATTTTGGTGTAGCAGCAGGGAATCAATTTTCTGCTTTTTCAATTGTTAAACAAATAAAAAGGATTGTATCTGAAAATCAAGATATAAAGGTTTGGAATATTTCACTGGGTAGCAACCAAGAAATAAATGATAATTTTATTTCTGCGGAAGCGGCAGTTTTAGACCAAATACAATTTGAATATGAAGTGATATTTGTGGTGGCAGGAACTAATAAGTCAACGGATGATACAGTAAAAATGGGCTCTCCTGCTGATTCAATTAATAGTATGGTAGTAAATTCAGTAACAAAGAATCAAGTAGCTCCTACCTATGCACGAAAAGGACCTGTCTTATCATTCTTTGCTAAACCGGATGTTAGTTATTATGGAGGAAGTCGAGAGCAATATATTACTGTTTGTGAGCCGACAGGTTGTGCAGATGTTGCGGGTACATCTTTTGCTGCTCCTTGGATTGCTCGTAAATTAGCCTATTTGATAGAAATTTTAGGACTTAGAAGAGAAGTTGCCAAAGCAATGATTATTGATGCAGCAAGAGGATGGGATGAAAGACCAACGCCAGAAACAATAGCTTTATATGGTCATGGCATTGTACCTATTCATATTAATGATATTATTCAAACAAGAAACGATGAAATAAAATTTATCGTTTCGGATGTTAGTGAAAAATGGAATACTTATAACTACAATTTCCCAGTACCATTAAGTCGAGATCAGTATCCCTATATTGCGAAAGCTACGATGTGTTATTTTCCGCTATGTACTCGTTCACAGGGTGTAGATTATACCAATACGGAATTAAACTTACATTTTGGGCGAATAAAGGAGGGGAAAATTATAGATATTAAAGGTGATAAGCAAAATGCTAGTGAGACATTAGATGGAGAAAAAAACTATCTGTGGGAAGGTGAGGCTAGAAAGCAATTTAGAAAATGGGATAATGTAAAATATATTGCTGAAAGTAATAATAAAAAATCTAGACCTAAGATGTCTTATACCAATAAAAACTGGGGAATGGAAATAAAAACAAATAATAGATTAGATCCTAAAGATGGTATAGGTATTAGATTTGGTGTTGTTGTAACTTTAAAAGAAATAAACGGTGTTAATAGAATTGATGAGTTTATTAGAAATTGTACGCTACATGGATGGTTAGTTACCCCTATTGAGGTTAAAAATAGAGTAGATATTCATCAAAAATCTAATGAGTTCATTGAGTTTGAATGA
- a CDS encoding 5'-nucleotidase, lipoprotein e(P4) family, producing the protein MKKKSLAAILLSTAVITLAGCSNSADINKLTPTDSKLAVMWMQNSGEFDALSYQAFNDAKMAFLKNKVRGKNAVIVDLDETMINNSKYAAWQVEHHQPYWSESWERWCEAREATAIPGAVDFAKFVVAHGGDIFYISNRSQKSYQATFDNLKALGFPQVDKQHLILRTNTSDKAARVKSVIDQGYHIALMVGDNLDDFGSDVYHKSNQERAAFVKAHKNNYGTKWIIIPNPTYGSFTRAKDLTLHPWNGK; encoded by the coding sequence ATGAAAAAAAAATCGCTTGCTGCCATTTTACTCAGTACTGCTGTTATCACTTTAGCAGGTTGCTCAAATTCTGCAGATATTAACAAATTAACGCCAACAGATAGTAAACTTGCAGTAATGTGGATGCAAAATTCAGGTGAATTTGATGCCCTGTCTTACCAAGCTTTTAACGATGCTAAAATGGCATTCTTAAAAAATAAAGTGCGTGGCAAAAATGCGGTAATTGTCGATCTTGATGAAACCATGATTAACAATAGTAAATATGCGGCATGGCAAGTCGAACATCACCAGCCCTATTGGTCAGAATCGTGGGAAAGATGGTGCGAAGCACGTGAAGCAACCGCAATACCAGGAGCCGTTGATTTTGCGAAATTTGTCGTAGCACACGGTGGCGATATCTTCTATATCTCTAACCGTAGCCAAAAATCTTATCAAGCAACCTTCGATAATCTTAAAGCCCTCGGTTTCCCACAAGTGGATAAACAACATTTAATTTTACGCACCAATACAAGCGATAAAGCAGCCCGTGTTAAATCGGTTATAGATCAGGGGTATCACATTGCCCTTATGGTCGGCGATAACTTAGATGATTTTGGTAGCGATGTTTACCATAAGTCAAATCAAGAACGTGCAGCTTTTGTAAAAGCACATAAAAATAACTATGGTACAAAATGGATTATTATTCCAAATCCAACTTACGGTAGTTTCACTCGTGCAAAAGACTTAACCCTTCACCCTTGGAATGGTAAATAA
- the murQ gene encoding N-acetylmuramic acid 6-phosphate etherase yields the protein MNPNSENSDIFQEVTHLNSEKRNPFSYHLDQMSALEIVHLMNEEDKKIPLAIANILPQIAKGVENIVSAFQQGGRLIYIGAGTSGRLGVLDASECPPTFGSDPEMVKGIIAGGSRALTQAMEGVEDNPEQGKQDLQSINFCKKDILVGIAASGRTPYVIGALEYAKTQGAETIAITSNLNSTLANLANIALVPQVGAEVLTGSSRLKSGTAQKMILNMLTTASFVLLGKCYQNLMVDVKVSNKKLQARAVNIICEATGCSKEKAENALICADNHAKLAILMILTGLEKTTAQQLLLQNSGNLSAALK from the coding sequence ATGAACCCTAATTCAGAAAATTCTGATATTTTTCAAGAAGTTACACATTTAAATAGCGAAAAACGTAATCCTTTTTCTTATCATCTTGATCAAATGAGCGCATTAGAAATTGTCCATTTGATGAATGAAGAAGATAAAAAAATTCCCTTAGCGATCGCAAATATTTTGCCTCAAATTGCCAAAGGCGTGGAAAATATTGTTAGTGCCTTTCAACAAGGCGGTCGGCTTATTTATATTGGTGCGGGAACAAGCGGTCGTTTAGGCGTTCTCGATGCTAGTGAATGCCCGCCAACGTTTGGGAGCGATCCTGAAATGGTGAAAGGGATTATTGCTGGCGGATCGCGGGCGTTGACTCAAGCCATGGAAGGTGTAGAAGACAATCCAGAACAAGGTAAACAAGATTTACAATCCATCAACTTTTGTAAAAAAGATATTCTAGTTGGAATTGCCGCAAGTGGGCGTACGCCATACGTTATTGGTGCGCTTGAATATGCTAAAACGCAAGGTGCTGAAACGATTGCCATTACCAGTAATTTAAATTCCACGCTTGCTAATTTGGCAAATATTGCCCTTGTGCCTCAAGTCGGTGCCGAAGTCCTTACGGGATCAAGCCGTTTAAAATCAGGTACGGCACAAAAAATGATTTTAAACATGCTCACAACCGCAAGTTTTGTCTTACTTGGAAAATGCTATCAAAACTTAATGGTTGATGTGAAAGTCAGCAATAAAAAACTTCAGGCACGAGCAGTCAATATTATTTGTGAGGCGACAGGTTGTTCTAAAGAAAAAGCAGAAAATGCTTTAATCTGTGCCGATAATCATGCAAAACTCGCCATTTTGATGATTTTAACTGGCTTAGAGAAGACAACAGCACAACAACTTTTATTACAAAATTCGGGAAATTTGAGTGCAGCGTTAAAATAA
- a CDS encoding anhydro-N-acetylmuramic acid kinase: protein MNQKNLYIGIMSGTSLDGVDMALVNFSAQKAQMQAATTYPMPENLRQDLLALHQGTVHLQKLGELQQALGELYADCTLKFLEENQLTKQDIVAIGCHGQTIWHAPSGAYPFTMQIGNPQIIATRTGIPTVADFRNKDMVLGGQGAPLVPAFHHALFFDENYATAVLNIGGISNVSLLSKTNVIGFDTGPGNALLDLWIEKSLGLAFDKNGDWAKTGKILPNLLACALSDPYFQLPAPKSTGREYFNLVWLEKICHLAKTENAQPQDIQATLVEITAQCSAHVLQQWQEASHNPKRLLLCGGGAKNLALVATFKRLLPHWEITTTAPFGIHPDDVEAAAFAWLAYCRIHNYTSNLPSVTGAKQATSLGTLYEP from the coding sequence ATGAATCAGAAAAATCTCTATATCGGCATTATGTCTGGCACCAGTTTAGATGGCGTAGATATGGCGCTCGTTAATTTTTCTGCTCAAAAAGCACAAATGCAAGCTGCCACCACCTACCCCATGCCAGAAAATCTTCGCCAAGATTTACTGGCATTGCATCAAGGTACGGTACATTTACAAAAACTTGGCGAATTGCAACAAGCGCTCGGTGAACTTTATGCAGACTGCACGTTAAAATTTTTAGAAGAAAATCAATTAACTAAGCAAGATATCGTCGCGATTGGTTGCCATGGGCAAACAATTTGGCATGCACCGAGTGGTGCCTATCCTTTTACGATGCAAATCGGTAATCCGCAGATTATTGCCACCCGAACAGGGATTCCCACTGTTGCAGATTTTCGTAATAAAGATATGGTACTGGGAGGACAAGGTGCACCGCTCGTACCTGCTTTTCATCACGCCCTATTTTTCGATGAAAATTATGCGACTGCCGTATTAAACATCGGCGGCATCAGTAATGTTTCCCTACTTTCTAAAACCAATGTTATAGGCTTTGATACAGGACCAGGGAATGCCTTACTCGATCTTTGGATTGAGAAATCTTTAGGCTTAGCTTTTGATAAAAATGGCGATTGGGCAAAAACAGGCAAAATTTTACCGAATTTGCTGGCGTGTGCGTTAAGCGATCCTTATTTTCAACTTCCCGCTCCAAAAAGCACTGGACGCGAATATTTCAATTTAGTGTGGCTTGAAAAAATATGTCATCTTGCAAAAACCGAAAATGCGCAACCTCAAGATATTCAGGCGACGTTAGTCGAAATTACTGCCCAATGTTCAGCACACGTTTTACAACAATGGCAAGAAGCAAGCCATAACCCCAAACGTCTATTACTTTGCGGAGGCGGTGCTAAAAACCTTGCCCTTGTTGCGACATTTAAACGGCTATTACCCCACTGGGAAATTACCACAACGGCACCTTTTGGCATTCATCCTGATGATGTCGAAGCGGCTGCTTTTGCGTGGCTAGCTTATTGCCGTATCCACAATTATACTTCTAATTTACCTTCCGTTACTGGTGCAAAACAGGCAACGAGTTTAGGAACACTTTATGAACCCTAA
- the glmU gene encoding bifunctional UDP-N-acetylglucosamine diphosphorylase/glucosamine-1-phosphate N-acetyltransferase GlmU, whose translation MQKNSSNLQTLSAVILAAGKGTRMYSDLPKVLHKVAGKPMVKHVIDTAHALNAKNIHLIYGHAREIIQEALKDEKVNWVYQAEQLGTGHAMQQAEPFFEDDENIVMLYGDAPLIQPETLQKLIAAKPENGIALLTVVLDNPTGYGRILRNEQGEVIGIVEQKDANDAQKQIREVNTGVMVSSGKDFRKWLGRLNNNNAQHEYYMTDVIALAKQDGEQIVAVQADDFMEVEGANNRLQLAALERYYQKLQAKRLLLEGVMILDPQRFDLRGEFTHGKDVEIDVNVIIEGKVSVGNQVRIGAGVVLKNCEIGDNVEIKPYSVIENAVIGERSQIGPFSRLRPETVLAPQTHIGNFVEVKKSFIGKGSKINHLSYVGDTKMGEDCNIGAGVITCNYDGKNKHLTEIGNDVFVGSDSQLVAPVKVCDGATVGAGTTVTKTVPENSLVVSRSKQTYRENWARPRKEK comes from the coding sequence ATGCAAAAAAATTCATCAAATCTTCAAACTTTAAGTGCAGTTATCCTTGCTGCTGGTAAAGGCACAAGAATGTATTCTGATTTACCTAAAGTCCTCCATAAAGTGGCAGGAAAACCAATGGTCAAACACGTTATTGATACGGCTCATGCCCTTAATGCAAAAAACATTCATCTAATTTATGGTCATGCTCGTGAAATCATACAAGAAGCGTTGAAAGATGAAAAAGTGAATTGGGTTTATCAAGCAGAACAACTTGGTACTGGGCACGCAATGCAACAGGCAGAACCTTTCTTTGAAGATGATGAAAACATCGTAATGCTTTACGGTGATGCTCCGCTTATTCAACCAGAAACCTTACAAAAACTTATCGCGGCAAAACCAGAAAATGGTATTGCGCTTTTAACCGTAGTTTTGGACAACCCAACAGGTTATGGTCGAATTTTACGTAATGAACAAGGCGAAGTAATCGGCATCGTTGAACAAAAAGATGCTAATGACGCTCAAAAGCAAATCCGTGAGGTAAATACGGGCGTTATGGTTTCAAGCGGTAAAGATTTCCGTAAATGGCTGGGACGTTTAAATAACAACAATGCTCAGCATGAATACTATATGACCGACGTAATTGCACTTGCAAAACAAGATGGTGAACAAATCGTTGCGGTTCAAGCAGATGATTTTATGGAAGTAGAAGGTGCGAATAATCGCCTACAACTTGCAGCACTTGAACGTTACTACCAAAAATTACAAGCCAAACGTTTACTCCTTGAAGGTGTTATGATTTTAGATCCGCAACGCTTTGATTTACGTGGTGAATTTACGCATGGTAAAGACGTTGAAATTGATGTAAACGTGATTATTGAAGGTAAAGTTAGCGTGGGTAACCAAGTTCGCATTGGTGCGGGCGTGGTCTTAAAAAACTGTGAAATCGGCGATAATGTTGAAATTAAACCTTACTCTGTGATTGAAAATGCAGTGATTGGCGAACGCTCTCAAATTGGCCCATTCTCACGTTTACGTCCTGAAACTGTATTAGCACCACAAACTCATATTGGTAACTTCGTAGAAGTGAAAAAATCATTCATTGGAAAAGGATCTAAAATCAATCACTTATCCTATGTTGGTGATACTAAAATGGGCGAAGATTGTAATATCGGTGCGGGTGTAATTACCTGTAATTATGATGGTAAAAACAAACACCTAACTGAAATCGGAAACGATGTATTTGTCGGTTCTGATTCACAACTTGTCGCGCCTGTAAAAGTATGCGATGGTGCAACGGTAGGTGCGGGTACGACGGTAACGAAAACCGTTCCAGAAAATAGCCTTGTGGTTTCCCGTTCAAAACAAACTTATCGTGAAAACTGGGCACGCCCACGCAAAGAAAAATAG
- a CDS encoding CsgG/HfaB family protein → MSKKLLSISLALTTLLTGCAMEGHNTLPTESVATYQQPYYGVKSSIAIGQFNNSSTFMNGAFFEGQDQLSNRAKTLLIADLQQTGRFNVLDRANMKQLAAEAKLSGQKLKLQGAHYVVTGNITGFGRKTVGDQELFGILGRGKKQVAYSQVTLNVVNVQTSQVVYSVQGAGEYNLSNREILGFGSTASYDATLNDKVLGLSIRDAVNKLVAGIQQGQWTPSK, encoded by the coding sequence ATGTCTAAAAAACTTCTCTCTATTTCACTTGCATTAACAACGCTTCTTACTGGCTGTGCAATGGAAGGGCATAACACGTTACCAACAGAATCTGTTGCGACCTATCAACAACCTTACTATGGCGTAAAATCAAGTATTGCCATTGGTCAATTCAATAACAGCAGTACTTTCATGAATGGTGCATTCTTTGAAGGACAAGATCAACTTTCTAACCGTGCTAAAACGTTACTTATCGCAGATTTACAACAAACAGGACGTTTTAACGTGCTAGATCGTGCCAATATGAAACAATTAGCGGCAGAAGCGAAATTAAGCGGTCAAAAATTAAAATTACAAGGCGCACACTATGTGGTTACTGGTAATATCACAGGTTTTGGACGTAAAACCGTGGGCGATCAGGAATTATTCGGCATCTTAGGTCGTGGTAAAAAACAAGTTGCTTACTCACAAGTGACATTGAATGTCGTGAATGTACAAACTTCACAAGTTGTATATTCCGTACAAGGAGCAGGTGAATATAACTTATCAAATCGTGAGATTTTAGGTTTCGGTAGTACTGCAAGTTATGATGCAACCTTAAATGATAAAGTTCTTGGACTTTCTATTCGCGATGCAGTGAATAAATTGGTTGCAGGTATTCAACAAGGGCAATGGACGCCAAGTAAATAA
- a CDS encoding DUF4810 domain-containing protein, protein MRKLIAIGTLATLLAACSSGPRPLYYWGDYQDQVYQYYVAPGDLATQKEAILKIIQEAKAEDLPVGPGVYGHLGLIEMQQGDIVAAREAFQKEATLYPESKQFIQFITHAKSAQKAKGRAK, encoded by the coding sequence ATGAGGAAATTGATAGCAATAGGGACATTGGCAACGCTTCTTGCAGCGTGTAGTAGTGGACCACGCCCGCTTTATTACTGGGGCGATTATCAAGATCAGGTTTATCAATATTATGTGGCACCAGGTGATTTAGCGACACAGAAAGAGGCAATTCTGAAAATCATTCAAGAGGCTAAGGCGGAAGATCTACCTGTTGGTCCAGGTGTTTATGGACATCTAGGTTTAATTGAAATGCAACAAGGTGATATTGTTGCTGCACGCGAGGCTTTCCAAAAAGAGGCGACACTTTATCCAGAATCTAAACAGTTTATCCAGTTTATTACCCATGCGAAAAGTGCCCAAAAAGCGAAAGGGAGAGCAAAATAA
- a CDS encoding DUF799 domain-containing protein, with protein sequence MKKLAALAIASTVLLSACSSKPYDYSAFQAHYPKSIVVLTPENNSLDVKATDSVLSVVSQPLADDGYYVFPVALVDQVLKQNGVTDGNIARQISATKLRQIFGADAALYLKITNYGTKYMVFDSVTQVTVDATLVDLKTGKVLWTKEVTADDSNGQSAGLLGSLIKQVMDNLGDQAHVVAAQAGDMLFVTGSDGDILYGPKSPYFHQDPQIAKK encoded by the coding sequence ATGAAAAAACTCGCAGCATTAGCCATTGCTTCAACAGTATTATTGAGTGCATGCTCCTCAAAACCTTATGATTATTCTGCTTTCCAAGCCCATTATCCGAAAAGTATTGTTGTCTTGACACCAGAAAATAACAGCTTAGATGTAAAAGCCACTGATTCGGTGCTAAGTGTGGTTTCGCAACCGCTTGCCGATGATGGTTATTATGTATTTCCTGTGGCGTTGGTGGATCAAGTCCTTAAACAAAATGGTGTGACCGATGGCAATATCGCTCGCCAAATTTCAGCGACTAAATTACGTCAAATTTTTGGTGCAGATGCGGCACTTTATTTAAAAATTACCAATTACGGAACTAAGTACATGGTGTTCGATAGCGTAACCCAGGTAACTGTTGATGCCACATTGGTTGATTTAAAAACGGGAAAAGTTCTTTGGACAAAAGAGGTGACAGCGGATGACTCAAATGGTCAGAGTGCAGGGCTTCTTGGTTCTCTAATTAAGCAAGTTATGGATAATCTTGGTGATCAAGCTCATGTTGTCGCAGCACAGGCTGGTGATATGCTATTTGTCACAGGCAGTGATGGCGATATTTTATATGGACCAAAATCACCATATTTCCATCAAGATCCACAAATTGCTAAAAAATAA